Genomic window (Pirellulaceae bacterium):
CGCTATTCACGACTGCGATGCTCTTCGCTGTCACAACCACTGCCAACGCCGACATAATGTCGTTGGGCGGAACACTGGGCGGAACAATTCAAGGATTATTCACTCCGGTAGGCGGCAGGGTTATCTACGAGCCTGACACCGGGGAAGTCGTTGGTGCTCGGATGTCCTACGATGGCTATTTCCGAACGTGCAAGTTTGATGACGCAAACGGTTGGGTAAATCCGCTGACAGGCGAGTTCTATTTAGAAATCGGCTTCCACGATCCGTACAAGAGGTGCTCGTGGACCGATCCGGAGAACCCACTGCTCCAGGCATACATGAACAGTGAGGGATACTACCAGCAAGCCTGGAGGGGCGGGGATCCCGGAACAACCACCGTCCATTGGCGTTACGTCACATTCTCAGTCCCGGAGCCGTCAAGCATTACGTTGATGGCACTCGCTGGGCTGTTCTTGCTCCGTTTCAGAAGGCCCTGACAACTCACGGGTCATTTGCTGTACAGAACTCTGCCAAGATGGTTTACTGGTGGACGTGCTACACACTTCAACGGCACGAGGGGGAACGGATGAGAACGCTGCTTGCAATCGCCTCCATCCGATGGAGGGGAATAA
Coding sequences:
- a CDS encoding PEP-CTERM sorting domain-containing protein, with protein sequence MRTLFTTAMLFAVTTTANADIMSLGGTLGGTIQGLFTPVGGRVIYEPDTGEVVGARMSYDGYFRTCKFDDANGWVNPLTGEFYLEIGFHDPYKRCSWTDPENPLLQAYMNSEGYYQQAWRGGDPGTTTVHWRYVTFSVPEPSSITLMALAGLFLLRFRRP